Proteins found in one Clostridia bacterium genomic segment:
- the hemW gene encoding radical SAM family heme chaperone HemW, producing MKNVIGLYIHIPFCMSKCHYCDFNSFSGMEGSIPGYFDALKKEICLYEDMLKDYEIKTVFIGGGTPSYVHESYIVEVMNLCNEKLNICENGEISIESNPGTLDPHKLSAYRKAGVNRLSIGLQARQDHILKRIGRIHCSGDFDISFYNAREAGFKNINTDLIFGLPGQKLSDWKETIESIVGLGVEHVSCYSLKIEEGTVFGNMLDIGEISYIDDELDREMYSRAVEYLTSNGYRHYEISNFAKPGFECRHNLVYWNAEPYIGVGAGAHSYFQGKRTNNINSVEEYVKSIGKGEIPGENTGYINKDDEISEYMILGLRLIEGVSAKKFFKRFDTDIFDKYGKRLDKLVKDGLLDVEEDKIRLTTKGLDLANRVFVEFI from the coding sequence ATGAAGAATGTGATTGGTTTATATATTCATATACCATTTTGTATGTCTAAGTGCCATTATTGCGATTTTAACTCCTTTTCGGGAATGGAGGGAAGTATCCCTGGTTATTTTGACGCATTGAAAAAAGAGATTTGCTTATATGAGGATATGCTGAAGGATTATGAAATAAAGACCGTTTTTATTGGTGGAGGTACACCTTCTTATGTACATGAATCGTATATTGTGGAAGTAATGAACTTATGCAATGAAAAACTTAACATATGTGAAAATGGAGAAATAAGTATAGAGTCCAATCCTGGAACACTTGATCCCCACAAGCTATCCGCTTATCGGAAAGCAGGGGTTAACAGGCTTAGTATAGGCCTTCAGGCGCGTCAGGATCACATTCTGAAAAGAATAGGAAGAATCCACTGCTCCGGAGATTTTGACATTAGTTTTTATAATGCAAGGGAAGCAGGTTTCAAAAATATAAATACAGATCTGATATTTGGATTACCCGGACAGAAGTTGAGTGACTGGAAAGAGACTATAGAATCGATAGTTGGGCTGGGAGTTGAGCATGTATCATGTTACAGCCTTAAAATTGAAGAAGGCACCGTGTTTGGAAATATGCTTGATATTGGGGAAATAAGCTATATCGATGATGAACTGGACAGAGAGATGTACTCTAGGGCTGTGGAATATCTTACGTCAAACGGATACAGGCATTATGAAATATCAAACTTTGCAAAGCCGGGGTTTGAATGCAGACACAATCTTGTATACTGGAATGCAGAACCTTATATTGGAGTAGGTGCTGGTGCACATTCTTATTTTCAGGGTAAACGGACAAACAACATCAATTCAGTAGAAGAGTACGTAAAAAGTATCGGAAAGGGTGAAATCCCTGGTGAAAATACTGGATATATTAATAAGGATGACGAGATTTCAGAGTATATGATACTTGGGCTAAGGCTCATAGAAGGTGTCAGCGCAAAGAAGTTTTTTAAAAGATTTGATACGGATATATTCGATAAATACGGAAAACGCTTAGATAAGCTGGTTAAGGATGGACTTCTGGATGTTGAGGAGGATAAAATCAGACTTACAACAAAAGGACTGGACCTTGCAAACAGGGTATTCGTTGAATTTATATAA
- the prmA gene encoding 50S ribosomal protein L11 methyltransferase, translating into MKWLEIRIITTEEASDAISEMLTSIGAGGVAIEDPNEIRREISKPNSLDYADEEFMNSLGVDVIIKSYFPGNLNITELVELIKEKISFISAFLETGHGYDGYTEVDDEDWSTAWKKYYKPVHISESVVIKPSWESYTAKEGEITVELDPGMAFGTGTHETTMMCAQLLEEYIKQGDKVLDIGCGTGILAIIASKLGAEGITAVDIDEVAVKVTKENCQLNDVYNVNVFRGVLDDIERQKADIVVANIIANVIIDISKTIPYYVKANAYFITSGIIRERKQEVMDSYLQLGFSCEKTLEIGEWVAMVFKCQNSL; encoded by the coding sequence ATGAAGTGGCTTGAAATTAGAATAATAACTACTGAAGAAGCAAGCGATGCAATTTCGGAAATGCTGACCTCAATTGGAGCAGGTGGTGTTGCAATAGAAGACCCAAATGAAATCAGAAGAGAAATATCAAAACCAAACTCTCTTGATTATGCAGATGAGGAATTTATGAACAGTCTTGGGGTAGATGTAATTATTAAATCATATTTTCCGGGAAATCTGAATATAACGGAGTTGGTTGAGCTTATTAAGGAGAAAATAAGTTTCATATCCGCTTTTCTAGAGACAGGGCATGGTTATGACGGGTATACAGAAGTGGATGATGAAGACTGGTCTACTGCATGGAAAAAGTATTACAAACCGGTACACATATCTGAAAGTGTTGTAATAAAACCTTCTTGGGAAAGCTATACTGCAAAGGAAGGAGAAATAACAGTTGAGCTGGATCCCGGTATGGCCTTTGGTACGGGAACACATGAAACAACAATGATGTGCGCGCAGCTTCTCGAAGAGTACATAAAACAAGGTGATAAGGTACTTGATATAGGCTGTGGTACGGGCATACTTGCAATAATTGCATCCAAGCTTGGAGCTGAGGGGATAACTGCAGTGGATATAGATGAAGTTGCAGTCAAGGTGACAAAGGAAAACTGTCAGCTTAACGATGTATACAATGTAAATGTATTTAGGGGTGTTTTGGATGACATCGAGAGACAAAAGGCGGATATTGTAGTAGCAAATATAATAGCAAATGTTATAATTGACATTTCAAAAACAATACCGTATTATGTAAAGGCAAATGCCTATTTTATTACTTCAGGTATAATCAGAGAAAGAAAACAGGAAGTAATGGACAGTTATTTACAACTAGGTTTTAGCTGCGAAAAGACTCTGGAAATCGGTGAATGGGTGGCGATGGTGTTCAAATGCCAAAATTCTTTATAG
- the lepA gene encoding translation elongation factor 4 — MSSERQKKIRNFCIIAHIDHGKSTLADRLLERTGVLTEREMEEQVLDNMDIERERGITIKSQPVRMVYKSNDGEEYIYNLIDTPGHVDFNYEVSRSIAACEGAILVVDAAQGIEAQTLANVYLALEHDLEIMPVINKIDLPSAQPDHVKKEIEDVIGLDASDAPAISAKNGINIEEVLEKVINKVPCPNGDENAPLKALIFDSYYDSYKGVIVYIRVKEGSVRVGDNIKMMYTGKEFIVTEIGYFRPGTLSPSGELKAGEVGYIAASIKNVRDTRVGDTVTIADNPAKEPLPGYKKVNSMVFCGIYPADGAKYGDLRDALEKLQLNDASLTFEPESSVALGFGFRCGFLGLLHMEIIQERLEREYNLDLVTTAPSVIYKITRTDGEVLNIDNPTNLPPLTEVEMMEEPVVKATIMSPTEYVGNIMELSQERRGIYKDMSYIDEGRVILTYEMPLNEIIYDFFDALKSRTKGYASLDYELLGYKESDLVKLDILLNNEIVDALSFIVHKDKAYTRGRKMAEKLKESIPRQMFEIPIQACIGGKIIARETVKAFRKDVLAKCYGGDITRKKKLLEKQKEGKKRMRQVGSVEVPQEAFMSVLKLDT; from the coding sequence ATGTCAAGCGAAAGACAAAAAAAAATACGTAATTTCTGTATAATTGCACATATTGACCATGGTAAGTCCACTCTGGCAGACAGGCTCCTTGAAAGAACCGGTGTATTGACTGAAAGGGAGATGGAAGAACAGGTGCTTGATAACATGGACATTGAGCGTGAACGTGGTATCACAATAAAATCCCAGCCTGTCCGAATGGTATACAAGTCGAATGACGGAGAAGAGTATATTTATAATCTTATAGATACTCCGGGACATGTTGACTTTAACTATGAGGTATCCCGAAGCATAGCTGCATGTGAGGGGGCAATACTGGTAGTGGATGCTGCTCAGGGTATTGAGGCTCAGACGTTGGCAAATGTATATCTCGCTTTGGAACATGATCTCGAGATTATGCCTGTAATTAACAAAATCGATTTGCCAAGTGCTCAGCCCGATCATGTAAAGAAGGAAATTGAGGATGTCATAGGTCTGGATGCAAGTGATGCGCCTGCTATCTCTGCAAAAAACGGAATAAACATAGAGGAAGTACTTGAAAAGGTAATAAATAAGGTGCCATGCCCAAACGGTGATGAGAACGCACCACTAAAAGCTTTAATATTTGATTCCTACTATGACAGCTATAAGGGTGTAATTGTTTATATCAGAGTAAAAGAGGGCAGTGTCAGGGTAGGCGACAACATAAAAATGATGTATACAGGTAAGGAATTTATTGTTACCGAAATAGGATACTTCAGACCCGGAACCCTTTCTCCCAGTGGAGAGCTTAAAGCCGGTGAAGTAGGTTATATTGCTGCCAGTATAAAAAACGTAAGGGATACCAGGGTAGGGGATACTGTCACTATCGCTGATAACCCTGCAAAAGAGCCACTGCCTGGATATAAGAAAGTAAACTCTATGGTTTTCTGTGGTATATACCCGGCAGATGGTGCGAAGTATGGGGATCTTAGAGATGCTCTGGAAAAGCTTCAGCTGAATGATGCGTCACTGACTTTTGAACCTGAGTCTTCTGTTGCTCTTGGTTTTGGTTTCAGATGCGGTTTTCTCGGATTACTTCATATGGAAATAATACAGGAACGTCTGGAGCGGGAATACAATCTTGACCTTGTGACAACTGCTCCCAGTGTTATTTATAAAATCACCAGAACTGATGGTGAAGTCCTGAATATAGATAACCCTACAAATCTGCCTCCACTGACAGAAGTTGAAATGATGGAGGAGCCTGTGGTAAAAGCTACCATTATGTCACCGACAGAGTATGTGGGGAATATAATGGAACTTTCACAAGAACGCCGTGGGATATACAAGGATATGTCCTATATAGATGAGGGAAGGGTAATTTTGACATATGAAATGCCTCTTAATGAAATTATCTATGATTTCTTTGATGCTCTCAAATCAAGGACGAAAGGGTATGCATCCTTAGATTATGAACTTTTAGGATATAAGGAATCCGACCTGGTAAAGTTGGATATTCTTCTGAATAATGAGATAGTTGATGCTCTTTCATTCATAGTCCATAAGGATAAAGCTTATACAAGAGGAAGGAAAATGGCTGAAAAGCTTAAAGAGTCAATACCGAGGCAGATGTTCGAAATACCTATACAAGCATGTATCGGTGGAAAGATAATCGCGAGGGAGACAGTAAAAGCATTTAGAAAAGACGTGCTTGCAAAGTGTTATGGAGGAGACATTACCAGAAAGAAGAAGCTTCTTGAGAAGCAAAAAGAAGGTAAAAAGCGTATGCGCCAGGTCGGAAGTGTAGAGGTTCCGCAGGAAGCATTCATGAGTGTTTTAAAACTTGATACGTAA
- the dnaJ gene encoding molecular chaperone DnaJ, with product MANKRDYYEVLGVEKNASDSDIKKAYRKLAKQYHPDVNPDDKVAEAKFKEVNEAYQILSDSQKRAQYDQFGHAGTDPNGFGGYGGGFGDFDFGGIGDIFETFFGGSGFGGRSAKNKNGPQKGADLKYGMEIAFEEAAFGVEREITINRMENCTSCSGSGSKPGTSPTTCKHCNGTGQVQYKQSTPFGQFVNIKACDVCRGEGKVITDPCNTCNGKGKIRKSVKIKINVPAGIDDGQTISLRGEGEPGSKGGPSGDLFITIRVKAHSLFQRQGNDVVCDIPITFVQAALGAELEVPTLDGKVKYSIPEGTQTGSVFRLRSKGIPFLRGNGRGDQYVKVNVEVPKKLNERQKEILKEFAEISGDDHHEQRKSFFNKMKDALGM from the coding sequence ATGGCAAACAAAAGGGATTATTATGAAGTCCTTGGTGTTGAAAAAAATGCATCCGATAGTGATATAAAGAAGGCTTATAGAAAGCTTGCCAAGCAGTATCATCCTGATGTCAATCCTGATGATAAAGTGGCTGAAGCAAAATTCAAAGAAGTTAATGAAGCCTATCAGATTTTAAGCGACTCACAAAAAAGAGCTCAGTATGACCAGTTCGGACACGCAGGTACCGATCCAAACGGCTTCGGAGGATACGGCGGTGGATTCGGTGATTTTGACTTCGGTGGTATAGGCGATATATTTGAGACTTTCTTTGGGGGTTCAGGCTTCGGAGGTAGATCTGCCAAAAATAAAAATGGTCCTCAAAAGGGTGCAGATTTAAAATATGGAATGGAGATTGCTTTTGAAGAAGCTGCTTTTGGAGTAGAAAGAGAAATCACTATCAATAGGATGGAAAACTGTACGTCTTGCTCAGGTTCAGGCTCGAAGCCAGGGACCTCACCGACTACCTGTAAGCATTGTAATGGAACGGGCCAGGTTCAATACAAACAAAGTACACCTTTTGGACAGTTTGTAAACATAAAGGCATGTGATGTTTGCCGTGGTGAAGGAAAGGTAATAACTGATCCATGTAATACATGTAATGGTAAGGGTAAGATCAGGAAAAGTGTAAAAATAAAGATTAATGTTCCTGCCGGAATAGATGACGGGCAAACCATATCACTTAGAGGAGAAGGCGAACCGGGATCAAAAGGCGGTCCTTCGGGAGATCTGTTCATAACAATAAGGGTTAAGGCGCACTCATTGTTCCAACGTCAGGGAAACGACGTTGTATGCGATATTCCTATCACCTTCGTCCAAGCAGCACTGGGAGCAGAGCTTGAAGTACCTACTCTTGACGGCAAAGTAAAATATTCAATACCTGAGGGGACACAGACAGGGTCTGTATTCCGTCTGAGGAGTAAGGGAATTCCTTTTCTCAGAGGAAATGGCCGAGGCGACCAGTATGTAAAAGTTAATGTTGAAGTTCCAAAGAAACTTAACGAAAGACAGAAAGAAATATTAAAGGAGTTTGCTGAAATAAGTGGTGATGATCACCATGAGCAAAGGAAAAGCTTTTTTAATAAAATGAAAGATGCGTTAGGAATGTAG
- a CDS encoding 16S rRNA (uracil(1498)-N(3))-methyltransferase has product MPKFFIEKENISGNYIYIYGDDVNHIRRVLRLKCGDNIIVCDGNGYDYDVRIECFEQEAVKTSIVSTSANISEPPVDVTLFQGIPKSDKMDFIIQKSVELGVNRIIPVSTERTVVRIDSKKDAESKVSRWQRIALEAAKQCNRGAIPQISFPISYLESLDLAKQADLAIIPYEKETGNGLRVLIKEKNIKKLSILIGPEGGFSEKEIENAIRYGINPVTLGPRILRTETAGIAVISILMYELGDIGK; this is encoded by the coding sequence ATGCCAAAATTCTTTATAGAAAAAGAGAATATCTCCGGTAACTATATATACATATACGGAGATGATGTTAATCATATAAGGCGAGTATTAAGGCTAAAATGCGGTGATAATATAATAGTATGTGATGGAAATGGGTACGATTATGATGTTAGGATCGAGTGTTTTGAACAGGAAGCTGTAAAAACGAGTATCGTAAGTACTAGTGCCAATATTTCCGAACCCCCGGTGGATGTTACCCTTTTTCAGGGTATACCCAAATCAGACAAAATGGACTTTATTATTCAAAAAAGTGTGGAATTGGGAGTAAACCGAATTATTCCGGTTAGCACAGAAAGAACCGTAGTTAGAATCGACAGTAAAAAGGATGCAGAAAGTAAAGTATCGAGATGGCAAAGGATAGCACTGGAAGCAGCTAAACAATGCAATAGGGGTGCAATACCCCAAATCAGCTTTCCCATATCGTATCTGGAAAGCCTTGATTTGGCAAAGCAGGCTGATTTGGCGATAATACCATATGAAAAAGAAACAGGAAACGGTTTAAGGGTGTTGATCAAAGAAAAAAACATAAAAAAACTTTCTATATTGATTGGCCCAGAAGGAGGCTTTTCCGAAAAGGAAATAGAAAATGCCATAAGATACGGAATTAATCCTGTAACTCTGGGGCCAAGAATATTAAGGACTGAGACTGCCGGGATTGCCGTGATTTCAATACTGATGTATGAACTGGGGGATATTGGGAAATGA
- a CDS encoding stage II sporulation protein P produces the protein MDKKYKKNKSSFIFGILKIVFFIILSVSAIIVGIFSGDVISKSDIKIVEGIDVENFKLTLNKSIPLIDTIYNSGNTSISISNEIRGMIKAIFELDLSNPITILNAQSPFLYKYYNNEYQALLKQKEKDIERADIENEGKDETGIPENISEDENIPEYLEDESSITYEGEDENKEDKVISGEKIAIHNESKMKIDMKLISSLLKERLKISFNRKGPQILIYHTHTTEGYLKNPKDVNKKGISNRTSDTRYNVVRVGQALYESLHKKYDFNVIHNGTVNDYDFNSAYNTAYKTVNNILRGNKSIRIVFDIHRDGLNAERPKLRVTSRINGKTVAKVMFVVGTSSRLKHPEWKENFKLALKIQEKLNTYYPGLARPINVSSNRYNQHVTNGALIIEIGGDGNTVEECVESTKYLSRAISEVLRKD, from the coding sequence ACAAAAAAAACAAAAGCAGTTTCATATTTGGAATACTTAAGATTGTTTTTTTTATTATACTATCGGTATCAGCAATAATTGTTGGTATATTCAGCGGTGATGTCATTTCAAAATCCGATATTAAAATAGTAGAAGGCATAGATGTAGAGAACTTCAAGCTTACTCTTAACAAATCAATACCACTCATAGATACAATTTACAATAGCGGAAATACAAGTATTTCTATTTCTAATGAAATAAGAGGGATGATAAAGGCTATATTTGAACTTGACTTGAGCAATCCAATAACTATTTTGAATGCGCAGTCTCCCTTTTTATATAAATACTATAATAATGAATATCAGGCTTTGCTCAAACAGAAGGAGAAGGATATTGAAAGAGCTGATATTGAAAATGAGGGAAAAGATGAGACGGGTATTCCGGAAAACATTAGTGAAGATGAAAATATACCTGAGTATTTGGAAGATGAAAGCAGCATAACTTATGAGGGCGAAGACGAAAACAAAGAAGACAAAGTGATATCAGGTGAAAAAATTGCAATACATAATGAATCGAAAATGAAAATAGATATGAAACTAATAAGCAGTCTGCTAAAGGAGCGCTTGAAAATAAGTTTTAACAGGAAAGGACCCCAAATACTCATATACCATACGCATACAACTGAGGGATATTTAAAAAATCCCAAGGATGTAAACAAAAAAGGAATATCAAACAGAACCAGCGATACACGGTATAATGTTGTAAGAGTCGGCCAGGCTTTATATGAATCATTGCACAAGAAATATGATTTTAATGTAATACACAACGGCACAGTAAATGACTATGATTTTAACAGTGCATACAACACGGCATATAAAACTGTAAACAATATTTTAAGGGGTAATAAATCCATAAGGATTGTTTTTGACATACACCGGGATGGATTGAATGCAGAAAGGCCGAAGTTGCGCGTAACTTCCAGGATTAATGGAAAAACTGTTGCTAAAGTCATGTTTGTAGTAGGAACATCGAGCAGATTGAAACACCCGGAATGGAAGGAGAATTTTAAATTAGCACTCAAGATTCAGGAAAAGCTCAATACTTATTACCCTGGATTGGCAAGGCCTATTAACGTAAGCAGCAACAGGTATAACCAGCATGTTACCAATGGCGCCCTTATTATTGAAATAGGCGGAGACGGAAATACTGTTGAGGAATGTGTAGAAAGTACCAAATATCTATCAAGAGCAATCAGTGAGGTTTTAAGAAAGGATTAG
- the grpE gene encoding nucleotide exchange factor GrpE, with product MKNQNKKEDKANNLNEQTTNPENVSMDNNVCEENNGNSEECTFNENQDFAAMKIQLKEKTKKCEEYMGMAQRMAAEFDNYKKRTAKEKEALYSDTVGEVISALLPVVDNFERAILAAGKEDDPNKADVMALKNGIDMVFRQMKDVMKNLGVEEIKCVGEQFDPQLHNAVMHVEDETQGENVVVEEFQKGYMIKEKVIRHSMVKVAN from the coding sequence ATGAAAAATCAGAACAAAAAAGAAGATAAGGCTAATAACCTTAATGAGCAGACGACAAATCCGGAAAATGTAAGTATGGATAATAATGTATGTGAAGAAAATAACGGTAATAGTGAAGAATGTACCTTTAATGAAAATCAGGATTTTGCAGCAATGAAGATACAACTTAAAGAAAAAACAAAGAAGTGTGAAGAATATATGGGTATGGCCCAAAGGATGGCTGCAGAATTTGATAATTACAAAAAAAGGACTGCTAAGGAAAAGGAGGCGTTGTATTCAGATACTGTAGGGGAGGTTATTTCAGCATTACTGCCTGTAGTAGATAATTTTGAAAGAGCTATTCTTGCAGCGGGTAAGGAAGATGATCCGAATAAAGCTGACGTGATGGCATTAAAAAATGGGATAGACATGGTATTCAGGCAGATGAAAGATGTTATGAAAAATCTGGGTGTTGAAGAGATTAAGTGTGTCGGTGAGCAGTTTGATCCTCAGCTGCATAACGCTGTTATGCATGTGGAAGATGAGACCCAAGGCGAAAATGTAGTAGTGGAAGAATTTCAAAAAGGCTATATGATAAAGGAAAAAGTTATAAGACATAGTATGGTGAAAGTAGCAAACTAG
- the dnaK gene encoding molecular chaperone DnaK codes for MAKVIGIDLGTTNSCVAVMEGGEPVVIPNAEGNRTTPSVVAFSKTGERLVGQVAKRQAITNPERTVISIKRDMGTDRKVKIDDKQFTPQEISAMILQKLKADAEAYLGETVTQAVITVPAYFSDSQRQATKDAGKIAGLEVLRIVNEPTAAALAYGLDKETDQKIMVYDLGGGTFDVSILEIGDGVFEVLATNGNNRLGGDDFDERVMEYLVDTFKKENGIDLKNDKMAMQRLKEAAEKAKIELSGVTTTNVNLPFITADATGPKHLDVTLTKAKFDELTADLVEKTMGPTRQAMQDAGLTPEKIDKILLVGGSTRIPAVQEAVKKYLGKEPFKGINPDECVAIGAAIQAGVLTGEVKDLLLLDVTPLSLGIETLGGVFTKLIERNTTIPSKKSQIFSTAADGQTSVEIHVLQGEREMAAYNKTLGRFQLTGIPPAPRGVPQIEVTFDIDANGIAHVSAKDLGTGNEQKVTITASTNLSDSEIDKAVKEAEKFAADDKKRKEEIEIRNNADSMVYQSEKTIKDLGDKLGADDKTKIESEVNNVKEALKGTDTEVIKKATEALTQAFYDISAKIYQQNPGAHGNPGAGFDPNAGANPGAGFNPGAGAGGAENVYDADYKVVDDDKK; via the coding sequence ATGGCAAAGGTAATTGGTATAGATTTAGGTACAACTAACTCTTGTGTAGCGGTAATGGAAGGTGGAGAACCTGTAGTAATACCTAATGCGGAAGGAAATAGAACAACTCCGTCTGTAGTTGCATTTTCGAAAACGGGTGAAAGGCTTGTAGGTCAGGTCGCAAAAAGACAGGCAATTACAAACCCTGAAAGAACAGTAATATCAATCAAAAGAGACATGGGTACTGACAGAAAAGTAAAAATTGACGATAAGCAGTTTACTCCACAGGAGATTTCTGCAATGATATTACAGAAACTAAAAGCTGACGCGGAAGCTTATCTCGGTGAAACTGTAACACAGGCTGTAATAACAGTACCTGCTTACTTCAGTGATTCACAAAGACAAGCTACAAAGGATGCAGGTAAAATTGCAGGACTCGAAGTGCTCAGAATAGTGAATGAACCTACAGCTGCTGCACTTGCATACGGCCTTGACAAAGAAACTGATCAGAAGATAATGGTTTATGACCTGGGTGGAGGAACGTTTGACGTTTCAATTCTTGAAATAGGTGACGGTGTATTTGAGGTTCTCGCAACAAATGGTAATAACAGACTTGGTGGAGACGATTTTGACGAAAGAGTAATGGAGTACCTGGTAGACACATTTAAGAAAGAAAACGGAATAGATCTGAAAAATGACAAGATGGCCATGCAGAGGTTGAAGGAAGCTGCAGAAAAGGCTAAGATTGAGCTTTCGGGAGTAACAACTACAAATGTAAACCTTCCTTTTATAACAGCCGATGCAACAGGCCCAAAACATCTTGATGTTACATTGACAAAAGCTAAATTTGATGAGTTGACTGCAGACCTTGTAGAAAAAACTATGGGACCTACCAGACAGGCAATGCAGGATGCAGGACTGACTCCTGAAAAAATAGATAAGATACTCCTGGTTGGTGGTTCTACTAGAATACCTGCTGTACAGGAAGCAGTAAAAAAATATCTTGGAAAAGAACCTTTCAAAGGAATAAACCCTGATGAGTGTGTTGCTATAGGTGCTGCAATCCAGGCAGGGGTACTTACCGGAGAAGTTAAGGATTTATTGCTGCTGGATGTTACTCCGCTGTCACTTGGAATCGAGACTCTTGGAGGAGTATTTACGAAACTTATTGAGAGAAATACTACAATACCTTCAAAGAAGAGCCAGATTTTCTCGACTGCGGCTGATGGACAAACAAGCGTTGAGATTCATGTGCTGCAGGGCGAAAGAGAAATGGCTGCTTACAACAAAACTCTTGGAAGATTCCAGCTTACAGGCATACCACCGGCACCAAGGGGTGTTCCACAGATAGAAGTTACCTTTGACATAGATGCAAACGGTATCGCGCACGTATCTGCAAAAGATCTGGGAACAGGAAATGAGCAGAAAGTAACTATTACAGCATCAACAAATCTTTCAGATTCAGAAATAGATAAAGCTGTCAAAGAAGCAGAAAAATTTGCAGCTGATGATAAGAAAAGAAAAGAAGAGATAGAAATAAGAAATAATGCAGATTCAATGGTTTATCAGTCAGAAAAAACTATTAAGGATTTGGGTGACAAATTAGGTGCTGATGATAAGACAAAGATTGAATCTGAAGTTAACAATGTAAAAGAAGCCCTGAAAGGAACTGATACAGAAGTTATTAAAAAGGCTACAGAAGCTTTGACACAAGCGTTCTATGACATATCTGCAAAGATATACCAGCAGAATCCGGGTGCACACGGTAACCCAGGAGCAGGATTTGATCCTAATGCCGGAGCTAACCCTGGAGCAGGATTCAACCCGGGAGCAGGCGCAGGTGGAGCTGAAAATGTTTATGATGCTGATTATAAGGTTGTAGACGACGATAAGAAATAA
- the hrcA gene encoding heat-inducible transcriptional repressor HrcA — translation MFLDDRKMSILKAIIDDYIDTAEPIGSRTIARKHELGLSSATIRNEMADLEEMGYLAQPHTSAGRIPSDKGYRLYVDQLMKARELSSEEIDNIRRAMEVKINELNQLMKQASSVMSKITKYTSMAITPQMKTSILKAIQVVPIETGKALVIVVTNTGVVRNGLIKVADNISPDFLIKVSNILNNKLAGLTIEQINLPIIKEIEYEMGTYKEILIPILDSVADCITQIDELEVYLDGATNIFNYPEFRDVMKAREFLNVLDEKEILCRLLKSNNFNNKGITIQIGTENDLQEIKECSLVTTTYSLGDLIIGSIGIIGPTRMEYGRVISAMNYIREKINQEINRLVCGDLNDV, via the coding sequence ATGTTTTTAGATGATAGGAAAATGAGCATACTTAAGGCTATTATCGACGACTACATCGACACTGCAGAGCCTATCGGATCAAGAACCATTGCAAGGAAACACGAGCTAGGATTGAGTTCGGCCACCATAAGGAATGAAATGGCTGACTTAGAAGAAATGGGCTATCTTGCTCAGCCGCATACTTCCGCAGGAAGGATTCCGTCCGATAAAGGATATAGGTTATATGTCGACCAATTGATGAAAGCAAGAGAATTAAGTTCTGAAGAAATCGATAACATAAGAAGAGCTATGGAAGTAAAAATCAATGAGCTGAATCAATTGATGAAGCAAGCTTCCAGTGTTATGTCGAAGATAACCAAGTATACTTCGATGGCAATAACTCCCCAGATGAAAACGAGTATTCTGAAAGCAATTCAGGTTGTACCCATTGAGACAGGAAAAGCACTTGTTATTGTTGTAACCAATACGGGAGTAGTAAGAAACGGATTGATAAAGGTAGCGGACAATATTTCACCTGACTTCCTTATCAAGGTATCCAACATACTCAATAATAAACTTGCAGGACTTACTATAGAGCAGATTAACCTGCCTATTATAAAGGAAATTGAATACGAAATGGGGACATATAAGGAAATACTTATACCTATTTTGGATAGTGTAGCAGATTGCATAACCCAGATAGATGAACTGGAAGTATACCTTGACGGAGCTACCAACATTTTCAATTATCCCGAATTCAGGGATGTAATGAAAGCCAGAGAGTTTCTGAACGTACTGGATGAGAAAGAAATTCTATGCAGGCTGCTGAAAAGCAACAACTTCAACAATAAAGGAATAACAATACAGATAGGTACTGAAAACGATCTGCAGGAAATAAAGGAATGCAGCCTTGTAACAACGACGTACAGTCTGGGGGATCTGATTATCGGTTCCATAGGAATAATAGGGCCTACAAGAATGGAATACGGCAGAGTGATTTCTGCAATGAATTATATCAGGGAAAAGATAAATCAGGAGATTAACAGATTGGTTTGTGGAGATTTAAATGATGTATAG